A stretch of Aerococcus urinaehominis DNA encodes these proteins:
- the der gene encoding ribosome biogenesis GTPase Der, with amino-acid sequence MASLTIAIVGRPNVGKSTIFNRIVGERLSIVEDIPGVTRDRIYAQAEWLGRQINLIDTGGLEFDDQDFNSQIRYQAEIAMAEADVIIMLTNVKDGVTDTDEMIAQLLHRTNKPVILAVNKVDNPEQRSDIYEFYALGLGDPYPLSGAHGLGLGDILDQVFEIMPKDPDLNDEDDIIRFCLIGRPNVGKSSLVNAILGEDRSIVSDVAGTTRDAIDAPFKVDGQDYLIIDTAGMRKRGKVYESTEKYSVMRAMRAIERSDVALIVVNAEEGIQEQDKNIAGYAHEAGCGVIIVVNKWDTLEKDNHTMKEFEEDIRDAFRFLDYAPIIFVSAETKQRLHKLPALIKQVAANHSQRVQSSLLNDVLREAMLVNPAPSDKGRKLRVYYLTQVSTKPPTFVAFVNDKELMHFSYERFLANQIRKSFDFTGTPIRIITRERS; translated from the coding sequence ATGGCTAGTCTAACAATTGCAATTGTTGGCCGTCCTAATGTTGGCAAGTCAACAATCTTTAATCGAATTGTTGGGGAAAGATTGAGTATTGTTGAAGATATTCCTGGTGTAACCCGTGACCGAATCTATGCGCAAGCAGAATGGCTGGGCCGGCAGATTAACCTGATTGATACCGGTGGCCTAGAATTTGATGACCAAGATTTTAATAGTCAGATTCGCTATCAAGCTGAAATAGCTATGGCAGAAGCCGATGTTATTATTATGTTGACTAACGTTAAAGACGGTGTCACAGATACGGACGAAATGATTGCGCAACTGCTCCACCGCACTAACAAGCCAGTTATTTTAGCAGTTAACAAGGTGGATAATCCAGAACAACGCAGCGATATTTATGAGTTTTATGCCTTGGGCTTAGGAGATCCCTATCCCTTATCAGGTGCCCATGGTCTGGGCTTGGGAGATATTCTCGACCAAGTTTTTGAAATCATGCCTAAGGATCCGGACTTAAATGATGAGGATGATATCATTCGTTTCTGCCTGATTGGTCGACCTAATGTTGGCAAATCATCCCTAGTTAATGCTATCCTAGGTGAAGATCGGTCAATTGTCTCTGATGTTGCTGGTACGACACGAGATGCCATTGATGCCCCATTTAAGGTGGATGGGCAAGACTATCTAATTATTGACACTGCTGGCATGCGTAAGCGTGGTAAGGTATATGAATCGACAGAAAAATATTCGGTCATGCGTGCAATGCGGGCAATTGAAAGGTCTGATGTTGCTTTAATTGTGGTTAATGCTGAGGAAGGTATTCAAGAACAAGATAAGAATATTGCAGGCTATGCCCATGAGGCTGGCTGTGGTGTGATTATTGTGGTTAATAAGTGGGATACTTTAGAAAAAGACAATCATACCATGAAAGAATTTGAAGAGGATATTCGCGATGCATTTCGTTTCTTAGACTATGCACCAATTATCTTTGTTTCAGCTGAGACTAAGCAACGTTTGCATAAGCTACCAGCCTTAATTAAACAAGTAGCAGCTAACCATAGTCAACGTGTGCAATCTTCACTCTTGAATGATGTACTTAGAGAAGCGATGTTGGTCAATCCTGCGCCATCAGATAAAGGGCGTAAGCTTAGGGTATACTATCTAACCCAAGTATCTACTAAGCCACCGACTTTTGTGGCCTTTGTCAATGATAAAGAGCTGATGCACTTTTCTTATGAACGTTTTCTAGCAAATCAAATTAGAAAATCCTTTGATTTTACCGGAACGCCGATTCGAATTATTACCCGGGAACGGAGCTAG
- a CDS encoding HU family DNA-binding protein produces MANKADLVQAVVDKVGEPKKTVAPVVDAVFEAIQEHLADGEKVQIIGFGNFEVRDRAARKGRNPQTGEEIQIAASKVPAFKPGKGLKDAVK; encoded by the coding sequence ATGGCAAATAAAGCAGACTTAGTTCAAGCAGTTGTAGACAAAGTGGGTGAACCTAAAAAAACAGTAGCTCCAGTTGTTGATGCTGTTTTTGAAGCAATTCAAGAACACTTAGCTGATGGTGAAAAAGTTCAAATCATCGGTTTTGGTAACTTTGAAGTTCGTGACCGCGCTGCTCGCAAGGGCCGCAACCCACAAACTGGTGAAGAAATCCAGATTGCAGCTAGCAAAGTGCCTGCCTTCAAACCAGGTAAAGGCCTAAAAGATGCTGTTAAATAA
- a CDS encoding tetratricopeptide repeat protein, with the protein MDQFITDIMQAIQADDLDRANQLFADFLHLLDQTGDQEDLASYGYQMSQYGFVDYAQAIYNLGEKNYPGLTQWLILQGELAMDNGDYETGIDYLLLVDDEDPLYLNSLLLQADAYQMLSLPEVSLVKLQEAQALAPDQDVIAFGIAELAYMQGDFKTALAAYQALLTSKSLDASLKDQIHEHYAYALAQSGQLDQAIDLLSQLGLDQLTQDQKNLLAILHFEANHYETARGLFDQLYHDQQLKDTLLASYADLADHFYDYDQASQLYQEAIAKNPFQSHNYLAMARLKQKVGQLDLAIDYLKQALDLEPDYAEANLLLLTLYIQSSDFTQANHLVDRLDRADFNEPHYHWLKARLANEQEDYDQARANYQLAYAELKADEDFLLDYMTFLREDGQLERLAALAQAHPHLMQNESGELANWPGGFADYNE; encoded by the coding sequence ATGGACCAATTTATAACAGATATTATGCAAGCCATCCAGGCAGATGATCTAGACCGTGCCAACCAGCTTTTCGCTGATTTCCTGCATCTACTCGACCAGACTGGCGATCAGGAAGATTTAGCCAGCTACGGTTATCAAATGAGCCAGTATGGCTTTGTTGATTATGCACAAGCTATTTACAATTTGGGTGAGAAAAATTACCCTGGGCTTACCCAATGGTTAATTTTACAAGGTGAACTAGCCATGGATAATGGTGATTATGAGACAGGAATAGACTATTTATTATTGGTGGATGATGAAGATCCCCTCTATCTTAATAGCTTATTGTTACAAGCAGATGCTTATCAAATGCTCTCTTTACCTGAAGTTAGCCTAGTAAAATTACAGGAGGCCCAGGCCTTGGCACCTGACCAAGATGTAATCGCATTTGGTATTGCTGAATTAGCTTATATGCAAGGGGATTTTAAAACGGCCCTGGCAGCCTATCAAGCATTATTAACTAGTAAATCTTTAGATGCTAGCTTAAAAGACCAGATCCATGAACACTATGCCTACGCTCTGGCGCAAAGTGGCCAGCTTGACCAAGCTATTGACTTATTAAGCCAATTAGGATTAGACCAGCTTACCCAAGACCAAAAGAACCTTTTGGCTATTCTTCATTTTGAAGCCAACCATTATGAAACAGCTCGTGGGCTTTTTGATCAGCTTTATCATGACCAGCAACTTAAAGATACCTTGCTAGCTAGTTATGCTGACCTAGCAGATCATTTTTATGACTATGACCAAGCCAGTCAATTGTATCAAGAAGCAATAGCAAAGAATCCTTTTCAGAGCCATAATTATTTGGCAATGGCCCGCCTCAAGCAAAAAGTGGGTCAGCTGGACCTGGCCATCGACTATTTGAAACAAGCCCTGGACCTTGAACCAGATTATGCGGAGGCTAATCTCTTATTGCTGACCCTATATATCCAATCATCAGACTTTACCCAGGCCAATCATTTAGTGGACCGGTTAGACCGGGCTGATTTCAATGAGCCTCATTACCATTGGTTGAAAGCTAGATTAGCTAATGAACAAGAGGATTATGACCAGGCGCGAGCTAATTACCAGCTAGCTTATGCTGAGCTTAAAGCAGATGAAGATTTTCTATTAGACTATATGACTTTCTTACGCGAAGATGGTCAATTGGAAAGATTAGCAGCCTTAGCTCAAGCCCATCCGCATTTGATGCAAAATGAGTCTGGAGAGCTGGCTAACTGGCCTGGTGGCTTTGCTGATTATAATGAATAA
- the dapB gene encoding 4-hydroxy-tetrahydrodipicolinate reductase yields MKVIVSGFLGRMGSTSAHMVQNHADFELAGLVDPAIEAGDLADQVAFWSDRAPVFANLETALNQLEADAVVDFSQPQSAFINTKLCLQAGVHPIVGTSGFTDADLAELSKLAKNKQISGIIAPNFAISSVLMQVFAGQAAKYFKDVEIIELHHDQKLDAPSGTAEKTARLIYENRGDHQQGHPEEKESMAGARGANYHGIHIHSVRLPGLNSHQVVQFGAPGEGLTIRQDSYDRESYMHGVALALEKVGQETGLIYGLEHIL; encoded by the coding sequence ATGAAAGTAATTGTTTCTGGATTTTTAGGACGGATGGGATCAACATCTGCGCATATGGTTCAAAATCACGCGGATTTTGAGCTAGCAGGTTTGGTTGACCCGGCTATTGAAGCAGGTGATTTAGCTGATCAGGTTGCTTTTTGGTCTGACCGGGCACCTGTTTTTGCTAATCTAGAGACTGCCTTAAACCAGTTGGAAGCAGATGCTGTAGTAGACTTTTCTCAACCGCAATCAGCTTTTATTAACACCAAGTTGTGTCTACAAGCTGGCGTTCATCCAATAGTTGGTACATCTGGATTTACTGATGCCGACTTAGCTGAATTGAGTAAACTTGCTAAAAATAAACAGATTTCTGGCATCATCGCGCCTAATTTTGCGATTTCTTCAGTACTCATGCAGGTGTTTGCTGGTCAGGCTGCTAAGTATTTTAAAGATGTTGAAATTATTGAATTACACCATGATCAAAAATTAGATGCACCATCAGGTACGGCAGAAAAAACGGCCCGCCTAATTTATGAAAACCGGGGAGACCACCAGCAAGGACACCCTGAGGAAAAAGAATCAATGGCTGGTGCTCGGGGCGCAAATTACCATGGCATTCATATTCATTCAGTCCGTTTACCTGGTCTTAATTCCCACCAAGTTGTTCAATTTGGTGCACCAGGTGAAGGCTTAACCATCCGTCAAGATTCTTATGATCGGGAATCTTATATGCATGGGGTTGCTTTGGCCTTAGAAAAAGTAGGCCAAGAAACAGGTTTAATTTATGGTTTGGAGCATATCCTGTGA
- a CDS encoding CCA tRNA nucleotidyltransferase, with protein sequence MSLAAIFDQAKPVLNRLHTAGYEAYFVGGCVRDYLLGRPIHDIDITSSAYPVEIQKLFPKHVDLGVEHGTVLVLYNGGKYEVTTYRSEGPYTDYRRPDQVTFVKDLKEDLLRRDFTINALAMDAGGQVIDYFAGQADLQAGLIRAVGCPQERFSEDALRMMRALRFLSQLNFQLDDDTQNALVNLQHLLNKIAIERILVEMNKLWLGPAWQRALQLMYQSGLHQQLPSFDQLASGLAYLCQKVSHSVRFPNYQLAWALLIFSSQNHQQAGQNLGRQLSREWKMSNQDRQAILTYLDILYQRRDQEIWDVWSLYQLGYQPVLNVEELLAVSQTEGDHFGQAFSPSQLASLPVLAEQVPIASKKDMAIKGNDIIKHFDPQPRALIGTWLDQAEEAIVRGQLANEADQILAYIASLNS encoded by the coding sequence GTGAGTCTAGCAGCTATTTTTGACCAGGCCAAACCTGTGCTTAATCGCCTACATACCGCCGGCTACGAGGCCTATTTTGTTGGCGGCTGTGTCCGTGACTATCTTTTAGGCCGACCAATCCACGATATTGATATTACTTCTTCAGCCTATCCAGTTGAGATTCAAAAGCTTTTCCCCAAGCATGTTGATTTAGGCGTAGAGCATGGCACTGTCTTGGTCCTATATAATGGTGGAAAATATGAGGTAACAACCTATCGCAGCGAAGGTCCCTACACTGATTATCGCCGGCCAGACCAGGTGACCTTTGTAAAAGATCTAAAAGAGGATTTACTGCGGCGAGATTTTACGATTAATGCCCTGGCTATGGACGCAGGTGGACAGGTGATTGACTATTTTGCTGGTCAGGCAGATTTGCAAGCAGGATTGATTAGGGCAGTCGGTTGTCCCCAGGAACGTTTTAGTGAGGATGCTTTGAGGATGATGCGGGCCCTGCGTTTTTTGAGCCAATTGAATTTCCAATTGGATGACGATACGCAGAATGCCTTGGTTAATCTTCAGCACCTGCTGAATAAAATTGCTATTGAGAGAATTCTAGTTGAAATGAATAAACTCTGGTTAGGACCAGCTTGGCAGCGGGCCTTACAGCTGATGTACCAGTCAGGGTTACACCAGCAACTGCCCAGTTTTGACCAGTTAGCTAGTGGGCTAGCCTACCTATGTCAAAAAGTAAGTCATTCGGTACGCTTCCCTAACTATCAATTGGCTTGGGCCCTGTTAATTTTTTCTAGCCAAAATCACCAGCAAGCTGGTCAAAATCTAGGGCGACAACTTAGCCGAGAGTGGAAAATGTCAAACCAAGATCGGCAAGCTATCCTAACCTATCTTGATATTCTCTACCAACGACGTGACCAGGAAATCTGGGATGTGTGGTCGCTTTACCAGTTAGGCTACCAACCTGTTTTAAATGTGGAAGAGCTATTAGCTGTTAGTCAGACTGAAGGAGACCACTTTGGTCAGGCCTTTAGCCCATCTCAACTTGCATCACTACCAGTTTTGGCTGAACAGGTGCCCATCGCATCAAAAAAAGATATGGCTATCAAGGGAAATGATATTATTAAACACTTTGACCCTCAGCCACGGGCCTTAATTGGTACTTGGTTAGACCAGGCTGAAGAAGCAATCGTCAGGGGGCAATTGGCTAATGAAGCAGACCAAATCTTGGCTTATATTGCTAGTTTAAATTCTTAG
- a CDS encoding exonuclease domain-containing protein has translation MVKYAVVDLETSGPSIDRGDKIIQIGIVVCQDGEITDRYNQLVNPHLSLSRTISRLTGIYDHMLVSQPSFDQVAGQVYQMLEGAVFVAHNINFDYKFLSTSLKKAGYPPLKNPGIDTVQLARVLYPQAQSYKLADISETIGYQLDQAHSAYEDALATAHLLLAMQTKVAHWPASLMTHIRPFLPFLIRETGAYLSSWWADNHDQLASQKYQTVKGLCLSQQLFTGEIVPDTSRARPVLRPGQQHMLTDMVDFINQDQGADIAFVNAPSGLGKSLAYLLACDQAVVGRKLISTATIMLQEQLVNQSLPALVNYQGLPVRITVLKAAHHYIDLNHFLGYHQELMANTKRINKKQALTHLAVLVWLSETTTGDLSELNRGLIYDDYWQTMRQLDCQPASITDWGPYAFYDQAWQLAKNADYVITNHAFCLNHQADLQALDLAITVFDESHNLPDMFFQANSYRQSLADLIKSLDEIQAGLLSLADDLVSQSNTVKAFGLMRQASLLVDRIQVHLDQAELDLKGNFQAKHYYMNQPESHFYLSSDQITTSNWWTDMQEAHRLLADLTELLTKLDQLIDESPIVNWLSWLTDLTKPVNLAEYFLILSCQQEDDQLDFCFNCYLKSSNQSLARFIQSFNHKKLLVSATNNILANDDYIETKFGLPHYQQLTYPAYFNYQKQVSAFLLTDRPSIDKMSEGQAAAYIVDLLTQVWQPPILKIQVFFQSYSLLDRVYHGLDERLAASDMADVFAQHPRSSKQKLRRQYDEASRAILLSSSSFSQGVHLASGQDLMIITRLPFRSPNDVFELAKADLAKQQQQNYFNDYALPEMLVRLRQLLGRALTSLDDHTYMISLDHRIIDSSYHKQVQASLPENMTFVPITLESFLNQVYNL, from the coding sequence TTGGTAAAATATGCAGTAGTTGACTTAGAAACATCTGGGCCATCAATTGATCGCGGGGACAAAATCATCCAGATTGGTATTGTGGTTTGTCAAGATGGTGAGATAACTGACCGCTATAACCAATTGGTCAACCCCCATTTAAGTTTATCTCGCACGATTAGCCGTTTAACTGGCATTTACGACCATATGTTGGTTAGTCAACCTAGTTTTGACCAGGTAGCTGGCCAAGTTTATCAAATGTTAGAAGGGGCGGTTTTTGTTGCCCACAATATTAATTTTGATTATAAATTTCTATCAACTAGTTTGAAAAAGGCTGGTTATCCCCCTTTAAAAAATCCCGGTATCGATACTGTGCAACTGGCTCGTGTTTTATATCCTCAAGCCCAATCTTACAAGTTGGCAGATATAAGTGAGACGATTGGCTATCAGCTTGACCAGGCGCATTCAGCCTACGAAGATGCCTTAGCAACTGCACATTTGCTATTAGCTATGCAGACTAAGGTTGCCCACTGGCCTGCCAGCTTAATGACGCATATCCGTCCCTTTTTACCTTTTTTAATTAGGGAAACAGGTGCTTATCTTAGTAGTTGGTGGGCGGATAATCATGATCAGCTAGCTAGCCAGAAATATCAAACAGTGAAGGGTCTATGTTTATCTCAGCAGTTGTTCACAGGAGAAATTGTTCCTGATACTAGTCGAGCCAGGCCAGTTTTGCGTCCTGGTCAACAGCATATGCTAACGGATATGGTTGATTTTATTAACCAAGACCAAGGGGCGGATATAGCTTTTGTTAATGCCCCTAGTGGTCTGGGTAAATCCTTGGCTTATTTGCTAGCTTGTGATCAAGCGGTAGTTGGTCGCAAATTAATCTCTACCGCGACAATTATGCTCCAAGAACAGCTAGTTAACCAATCTTTACCAGCCTTGGTTAATTATCAGGGCTTACCAGTAAGGATTACTGTTTTAAAGGCGGCCCACCACTACATAGACCTCAATCATTTTCTGGGATACCACCAAGAATTAATGGCCAATACCAAACGGATTAATAAAAAACAGGCCCTAACCCACCTAGCTGTCTTAGTATGGTTATCTGAAACAACAACAGGCGATTTGTCGGAGCTTAATCGAGGTTTAATCTATGATGACTATTGGCAGACCATGAGGCAGTTAGATTGCCAACCAGCTAGCATTACTGACTGGGGCCCTTATGCTTTTTATGACCAGGCCTGGCAGTTAGCTAAAAATGCTGATTATGTGATAACTAACCATGCTTTTTGCTTAAACCATCAAGCAGACTTGCAAGCACTAGACCTAGCTATCACTGTGTTTGATGAGAGCCATAATTTGCCAGATATGTTCTTTCAGGCTAATAGCTACCGTCAATCCCTTGCAGATTTAATCAAGAGCCTTGATGAGATTCAGGCAGGTTTATTGTCCTTGGCTGATGACTTAGTCAGTCAGTCAAATACTGTAAAAGCTTTTGGCTTGATGCGACAGGCGAGTCTTTTAGTTGACCGTATCCAGGTTCATTTAGACCAGGCTGAGCTAGACTTAAAGGGAAACTTCCAGGCCAAACATTACTATATGAATCAGCCCGAAAGCCACTTTTATTTGTCGAGTGACCAGATTACAACTAGTAACTGGTGGACTGATATGCAAGAAGCTCACCGGTTACTTGCTGATTTAACCGAGTTACTGACAAAATTAGATCAGCTAATCGATGAAAGTCCAATTGTTAATTGGCTATCTTGGTTGACTGACTTAACCAAACCAGTAAATTTAGCAGAATATTTCCTGATTTTGTCTTGTCAACAGGAGGATGACCAATTAGATTTCTGCTTTAACTGTTATTTAAAATCTTCTAATCAATCTCTAGCTAGATTTATCCAGAGTTTTAACCATAAAAAACTGCTGGTTTCTGCTACTAATAACATCCTAGCTAATGATGATTATATTGAGACAAAATTCGGATTGCCCCACTATCAGCAGCTCACCTATCCAGCCTATTTTAATTATCAAAAACAAGTCTCAGCCTTTTTATTAACTGATCGACCTTCTATAGACAAAATGTCAGAAGGCCAGGCAGCTGCTTATATAGTCGATCTTTTAACCCAGGTATGGCAGCCACCTATTCTAAAAATCCAGGTCTTCTTTCAGTCTTACAGTCTTTTAGATCGGGTTTACCATGGTTTGGATGAGCGCTTAGCTGCTAGTGATATGGCGGATGTCTTTGCGCAACACCCGCGATCTAGCAAGCAAAAATTACGTCGCCAATATGATGAAGCCTCTCGAGCCATATTGCTGTCTTCGTCTTCTTTTAGCCAAGGGGTACATTTAGCCTCGGGTCAGGATTTAATGATTATCACCCGCTTGCCTTTCCGTTCCCCTAATGATGTTTTTGAACTAGCCAAAGCAGACCTAGCCAAGCAGCAACAACAAAATTACTTTAACGATTATGCGTTGCCAGAAATGTTAGTCAGGTTGCGTCAACTCTTGGGACGAGCTCTAACTAGTTTGGATGACCATACTTACATGATATCTTTAGACCACCGCATTATTGACAGTAGCTATCATAAGCAAGTGCAGGCTAGTTTGCCAGAAAACATGACCTTTGTACCAATTACACTTGAAAGCTTTTTGAATCAAGTATACAATCTTTAA
- a CDS encoding DUF5590 domain-containing protein → MKRKLTWAAIIILMVYIVATSHIFFSSQTSLVRAEQEAIAVAKNEAKLARLDEFYLYTKEQPYYTLIGANDQGELIYFAYLPQEKSSKQAKADQFITEDDAMAIAQNDLGQVKLLTARLGLENERFIWEVSFEDEQGQLGYHYIRADNGQWYETINNL, encoded by the coding sequence ATGAAAAGAAAACTTACTTGGGCAGCAATTATTATACTAATGGTATATATAGTGGCGACCAGTCATATCTTTTTTAGCTCACAGACTTCCTTAGTTAGGGCTGAACAAGAAGCAATAGCAGTAGCAAAAAATGAGGCTAAGCTGGCACGTCTGGATGAATTTTACCTCTATACGAAAGAGCAACCCTATTATACTTTGATAGGTGCTAATGACCAGGGAGAGCTAATCTACTTTGCCTATTTGCCTCAAGAAAAGTCTAGTAAACAAGCTAAGGCCGACCAGTTCATCACAGAAGATGATGCCATGGCCATTGCACAAAATGATCTGGGCCAGGTTAAGCTACTAACAGCACGCTTGGGCTTAGAAAATGAGCGTTTTATTTGGGAAGTATCTTTTGAAGATGAACAAGGCCAGCTCGGCTACCATTATATTAGAGCTGATAATGGTCAATGGTATGAAACAATTAATAATTTGTAA
- a CDS encoding pyridoxal phosphate-dependent aminotransferase, which translates to MEKFSQRVLNLQESKTLATAAVARALKNEGKDVISLTVGDTDFDTPNYILDAAKEAMYQGKGHHYAPVSGLPELKQAIIDFHLRQDGVSYQDNQIYVGAGAKIVLYYLCQVLLEAGDEVLIPSPYWVSYVEQVNITGAKSVIVETSEADGFLVTPELLDQYRTDKTKVLILNSPNNPSGITLNAEQLRAIGDYCVAHDIIIIADEMYNRLVYNGTPTLSMAAMSEEIKAQTLVVNGHSKVYSMTGWRLGYVMGDSTVIAMVSKLASQATGPAGGVNQYAGAAALNEDEKYGEAEKMRQIFEDRLNRAYDLFNSLPGFRMSVKPQGAFYLFPDVSEAAAMTGFESVNAFNEALLAEALVAGVPGDAFGMPDHIRYSYAISIDRIEEAVQRISAFIEKHRQ; encoded by the coding sequence ATGGAAAAATTTTCGCAGCGGGTCTTGAACCTGCAAGAATCAAAAACACTAGCGACGGCTGCGGTAGCCAGAGCACTCAAAAATGAAGGTAAGGATGTTATCTCTTTAACCGTTGGGGATACTGATTTTGATACCCCTAACTATATTCTGGATGCCGCTAAGGAAGCCATGTATCAAGGCAAGGGCCACCATTATGCTCCGGTATCAGGTTTGCCGGAATTAAAACAAGCTATTATAGACTTTCATCTACGTCAAGATGGTGTTAGCTATCAAGACAACCAAATCTATGTAGGTGCTGGCGCTAAAATTGTTCTCTACTATTTATGCCAGGTACTCTTAGAAGCTGGCGATGAAGTTTTAATTCCGAGCCCATACTGGGTATCTTACGTTGAGCAGGTGAATATTACTGGCGCTAAGTCAGTTATCGTTGAAACTAGTGAAGCAGATGGTTTCTTGGTAACACCTGAATTACTGGACCAGTATCGCACGGATAAGACCAAGGTCTTAATTTTAAATTCGCCTAACAATCCATCCGGCATTACCTTAAATGCAGAGCAATTACGGGCTATCGGTGATTACTGTGTAGCTCATGATATTATTATTATTGCAGATGAGATGTATAACCGTCTGGTTTATAATGGAACGCCAACCCTTTCCATGGCCGCTATGTCAGAAGAAATTAAGGCCCAAACCTTAGTAGTTAATGGTCATTCCAAAGTTTATTCGATGACTGGTTGGCGACTGGGTTACGTGATGGGGGATTCGACTGTTATTGCAATGGTTTCTAAACTTGCCAGTCAAGCAACCGGACCAGCCGGTGGCGTTAACCAGTATGCGGGAGCAGCTGCCCTTAATGAGGATGAAAAATATGGCGAGGCTGAAAAAATGCGGCAAATTTTTGAGGACCGCCTCAACCGAGCTTATGATTTGTTTAATAGTTTGCCTGGTTTCCGCATGTCTGTAAAACCCCAAGGTGCTTTTTACCTATTCCCGGACGTTAGCGAAGCAGCAGCAATGACTGGTTTTGAGTCAGTGAATGCCTTTAATGAAGCTTTATTAGCCGAAGCCTTAGTAGCTGGGGTACCAGGCGATGCTTTTGGTATGCCGGATCATATCCGTTATTCTTATGCTATTTCAATCGATAGAATTGAGGAAGCGGTGCAAAGAATCAGTGCTTTTATTGAAAAACACCGCCAGTAG
- a CDS encoding DnaD domain protein — protein MFNSQYTVIQNILLICYQELGITNLEMLFLIHLLSASQAGNHFPSIKQLSQRMDLSEADLYTCLQSLMDKSILRIDHYRDDSGKQVERYAFDLLELRVQNWQDQQDKQNQDEKLVQETDLFSQISQEFGRGLSPMEYQQISQWLVEDKFSSQLILEAVKEASFNNVHNLKYIGKILYNWQKDGRVTSQASQDQALRQANQASSGQVPLINWLDQ, from the coding sequence GTGTTCAACAGCCAATACACCGTCATTCAAAATATTTTACTTATTTGTTATCAAGAATTGGGCATCACGAATCTCGAGATGCTCTTTTTAATCCACTTGCTTAGTGCTAGCCAGGCTGGTAATCATTTCCCTAGTATCAAACAATTGAGCCAGCGGATGGATTTATCCGAAGCGGACTTGTACACTTGTTTGCAGTCGCTGATGGATAAGTCTATTTTACGAATTGATCATTACCGGGATGACTCTGGTAAACAGGTCGAGCGTTATGCTTTTGATTTGCTGGAATTGCGGGTGCAAAATTGGCAGGACCAACAGGATAAGCAAAATCAGGATGAGAAATTGGTCCAGGAAACTGATCTTTTTAGCCAAATTAGTCAAGAATTTGGTCGAGGCTTGTCTCCTATGGAATACCAGCAAATTAGCCAATGGCTAGTCGAAGATAAATTTTCTAGTCAATTGATTTTAGAAGCTGTTAAAGAAGCTAGCTTTAATAACGTTCATAATTTAAAATATATTGGTAAAATACTATATAATTGGCAAAAAGACGGCCGGGTAACTAGCCAAGCTAGTCAAGACCAGGCCTTGCGGCAGGCTAACCAAGCTAGTTCGGGCCAGGTTCCTTTAATTAATTGGCTAGACCAGTAG
- a CDS encoding MarR family winged helix-turn-helix transcriptional regulator, protein MEKDQLDQAENKAISADSSSLHALRVFLQAQAHIMTLIYRDMRQQGLSENEFTVLELLYHKGSQPVQKIGRKIMIAGSSLTYVIDQLEKKQFVKRQVSDRDRRVIMVHITDEGREKMADIFPNHHHTIEKMFSVLSDEDLVEWVNLLKKVGFNAETLSQECPKK, encoded by the coding sequence ATGGAAAAAGATCAGCTAGACCAAGCTGAAAACAAGGCTATAAGCGCAGATAGCTCCAGCCTACATGCCCTTAGGGTCTTCTTACAAGCCCAGGCACATATAATGACCCTGATTTATCGTGATATGCGCCAGCAGGGTTTGAGTGAAAATGAGTTTACCGTTTTAGAACTTTTGTACCACAAGGGAAGTCAACCGGTCCAGAAAATTGGCCGTAAAATTATGATTGCTGGTTCAAGTTTAACCTATGTTATTGACCAACTGGAAAAAAAACAGTTTGTGAAGAGGCAGGTCAGCGATCGTGACCGGCGGGTGATTATGGTACACATTACTGATGAGGGGCGGGAAAAAATGGCAGATATTTTTCCTAACCACCATCATACCATCGAAAAAATGTTCAGTGTTTTATCAGATGAAGACTTAGTTGAATGGGTTAATTTATTAAAAAAAGTTGGCTTCAATGCGGAAACATTGAGCCAAGAATGTCCTAAAAAATAG